In Mesotoga infera, the DNA window CGTGTCGCACCCGTCGTATGAGAAATCAATTATGGAAAAGTCGGCGTTGTCTCTTCCAAAGAGGGCTGTCTCCACCGGTAAGCTGGCGGCAAACTCCCTAAGCCTTTCATCACATCCTCCCAGTATTGCCTTGGTGAGCCTGCTCGAATCGAATATTGAGAGCTTCTCCATCAGCAGTTCTTCGGGTTGATTGAAGTTTCCCACATGAGCAGTTCCAACGTTGAGAAGTACGCAGATATCTGGCTCCACGAGATTAACAAGACTCTCTATGTCTCCCCTAGCACTTGTCCCGAATTCGAAGACTCCGTACTGAGATGAGATTAGCCTTCTCCTGTTTTCGAGCAGAGACAAAGGCAAGCCGATTTCTGTGTTCAAATTGCCGGCCGTTTTGAAGGTCTTTCCAAGTTTCGAAAGAAGATGCGCCGTTATCTCCTTCGTTGTGGTCTTCCCGTTAGAACCAGTGATTCCGATCCTGCTCTTCAGGTGTGATCGAGAGAGAACTTTTCTTGCCGCTTCTACTAGTAGTTCTTTAGTATCGTCAACCGTTATTACTCTGCTGTTTGCAGATGATCTGCTGGAAAAGACCAGAGAAGCTCCTGCCGATAGGGCATCGTCAACGAAGTCGTTACCATCCACACGTTCGCCCTTCAGTCCCACGAAGACATCTTCGTTCGACACTCTTCTTGAATCTATTACAATCGGTCTTTCTTCTGTGCGAATCAGAAATTCTTCAACCGTCGATTTCGGTATCACTTCTTGATGTGCCTCCGGAACTTGCTCTCGAGTATGTCCTTTACTACCAGTTTGTCGTTGAAGGGAACCTTTCTGTCACGTAGAATCTGAAAGTCTTCATGGCCACGTCCGGCTATCAAGACCATATCCTGGCGGTTCGCCAGCGTAAGCGCAACGGATATTGCTTCCCGTCTGTCGGGAATGACAAGATACGGCTTGAACTTGTCTACGCCGCTTTCAAGATCCTGTAGAATCTCTACAGGGTCGTCAAGCTTTGGATCGTCGGAAGTGAGAATAACCACGTCACTGAATTTAGAAGAGACCTCAGCCATCAACGGCCGCTTTCCTTTATCGGCCGACCCACCGGCTCCAAAGACAAGAATCAACCTCCCCGGAGTCAGTCTTCTAGCAGTCTTCAGGAGTTTCTCCATAGCATCCGGTGTGTGCGCGAAGTCAATCACAACATCGAAGCCGTATTTGGTTGCT includes these proteins:
- the murF gene encoding UDP-N-acetylmuramoyl-tripeptide--D-alanyl-D-alanine ligase, giving the protein MIPKSTVEEFLIRTEERPIVIDSRRVSNEDVFVGLKGERVDGNDFVDDALSAGASLVFSSRSSANSRVITVDDTKELLVEAARKVLSRSHLKSRIGITGSNGKTTTKEITAHLLSKLGKTFKTAGNLNTEIGLPLSLLENRRRLISSQYGVFEFGTSARGDIESLVNLVEPDICVLLNVGTAHVGNFNQPEELLMEKLSIFDSSRLTKAILGGCDERLREFAASLPVETALFGRDNADFSIIDFSYDGCDTMLHFDCQGDRFARLKGIWSYGQLMDLGAAYLVTLFAGLPEPSIFLNDLRLPFKDRFSVETLHGITLISDFYNSSLESWESAIVSIQKLRHSRKIAVAGSILEQGRESKRTHEKLGKLLKSFDKTVFFNQDKAIEAASKNVEPSFVSSEIGEVASWLHRNVVPGDLIFFKASRAVALERVYESFMELIRNA